One window of Quercus robur chromosome 5, dhQueRobu3.1, whole genome shotgun sequence genomic DNA carries:
- the LOC126726894 gene encoding heavy metal-associated isoprenylated plant protein 7-like isoform X2, whose protein sequence is MGEENKEEEKKEESKEEKKEEEKKEEKKEDEPPEIVLKVDMHCEACARKVARALKGFEGVEEVTTDSKTSKVVVKGKAADPIKVCERLQKKSGRKVEIISPLPKPPEENKEENKEQKEEKKEEPPAVVTVVLKVRMHCEACAQVLQKRIRKIKGVESVSTDLANDQVVVKGVVEPTMLVDYVYKRTKKQASIVKDEEKKEEEKKEEEKKEEEKKDGEEGKGDDDKKSDIKKSEYLPPKYLEYTYAYPPQIFSDENPNACSVM, encoded by the exons ATGGGTGAA GAGAACaaggaagaggaaaagaaagaggaaagcaaagaagaaaagaaggaagaagagaaaaaggaagaaaagaaggaagacgAACCACCAGAGATTGTACTCAAGGTTGATATGCATTGTGAAGCCTGTGCTAGGAAAGTGGCAAGAGCCTTGAAGGGATTTGAAG GAGTGGAGGAGGTAACTACAGATAGCAAGACCAGCAAAGTGGTGGTGAAAGGTAAAGCAGCAGACCCAATAAAGGTATGCGAAAGGCTACAAAAGAAAAGTGGAAGGAAGGTGGAGATAATTTCACCTTTGCCAAAACCCCCCGAggagaacaaagaagaaaacaaggaacagaaggaagagaagaaagaagag CCTCCTGCTGTTGTAACAGTTGTACTAAAAGTTCGAATGCATTGCGAAGCATGCGCTCAAGTTTTACAGAAGCGAATCAGAAAGATAAAAG GCGTTGAATCAGTGTCAACAGACCTAGCTAATGATCAGGTAGTAGTAAAGGGAGTGGTGGAACCAACAATGCTGGTTGATTATGTGTACAAGAGAACCAAGAAGCAGGCTTCAATAGtgaaagatgaagaaaagaaggaagaagagaagaaagaagaagagaagaaggaagaagaaaagaaagatggtGAAGAAGGCAAGGGAGACGATGACAAGAAGAGTGATATCAAGAAAAGTGAATATTTGCCACCCAAGTACTTGGAGTATACGTATGCATATCCTCCTCAGATTTTCAGTGATGAGAATCCTAATGCTTGCTCTGTTATGTGA
- the LOC126726894 gene encoding heavy metal-associated isoprenylated plant protein 7-like isoform X1, which translates to MVLKENKEEEKKEESKEEKKEEEKKEEKKEDEPPEIVLKVDMHCEACARKVARALKGFEGVEEVTTDSKTSKVVVKGKAADPIKVCERLQKKSGRKVEIISPLPKPPEENKEENKEQKEEKKEEPPAVVTVVLKVRMHCEACAQVLQKRIRKIKGVESVSTDLANDQVVVKGVVEPTMLVDYVYKRTKKQASIVKDEEKKEEEKKEEEKKEEEKKDGEEGKGDDDKKSDIKKSEYLPPKYLEYTYAYPPQIFSDENPNACSVM; encoded by the exons ATGGTACTGAAGGAGAACaaggaagaggaaaagaaagaggaaagcaaagaagaaaagaaggaagaagagaaaaaggaagaaaagaaggaagacgAACCACCAGAGATTGTACTCAAGGTTGATATGCATTGTGAAGCCTGTGCTAGGAAAGTGGCAAGAGCCTTGAAGGGATTTGAAG GAGTGGAGGAGGTAACTACAGATAGCAAGACCAGCAAAGTGGTGGTGAAAGGTAAAGCAGCAGACCCAATAAAGGTATGCGAAAGGCTACAAAAGAAAAGTGGAAGGAAGGTGGAGATAATTTCACCTTTGCCAAAACCCCCCGAggagaacaaagaagaaaacaaggaacagaaggaagagaagaaagaagag CCTCCTGCTGTTGTAACAGTTGTACTAAAAGTTCGAATGCATTGCGAAGCATGCGCTCAAGTTTTACAGAAGCGAATCAGAAAGATAAAAG GCGTTGAATCAGTGTCAACAGACCTAGCTAATGATCAGGTAGTAGTAAAGGGAGTGGTGGAACCAACAATGCTGGTTGATTATGTGTACAAGAGAACCAAGAAGCAGGCTTCAATAGtgaaagatgaagaaaagaaggaagaagagaagaaagaagaagagaagaaggaagaagaaaagaaagatggtGAAGAAGGCAAGGGAGACGATGACAAGAAGAGTGATATCAAGAAAAGTGAATATTTGCCACCCAAGTACTTGGAGTATACGTATGCATATCCTCCTCAGATTTTCAGTGATGAGAATCCTAATGCTTGCTCTGTTATGTGA